Proteins from a single region of Chlorocebus sabaeus isolate Y175 chromosome 7, mChlSab1.0.hap1, whole genome shotgun sequence:
- the LOC140711992 gene encoding endogenous retrovirus group K member 8 Rec protein-like has translation MNPSEMQRKAPPRRRKHRNRAPLTPMMSQVMASEEQMKSPRTKKAELPTWAQLKKLTLLAGKSLASTKVTQTPEKMLLTALMIVSTVCAGPVEESCVRIERTNKPSSPWHIYIEEKGGRTLREVRDFECRDWLKPRQKNIKCEDFMDIYLFSKVNAFIISYVCLYFNLLNSIIFFVN, from the exons atgaacccatcggagatgcaaagaaaagcgCCTCCACGGAGACGGAAACACCGCAATCGAGCACCATTGACTCCCATGATGAGCCAAGTGATGGCatcagaagaacagatgaagtcaCCACGCACCAAGAAGGCGGAGCTGCCGACCTGGGCACAGTTAAAGAAGCTGACACTGTTAGCTGGAAAAAGCCTAGCTAGCACAAAGGTGACACAAACCCCAGAAAAAATGCTGCTTACAGCTTTAATGATTGTATCAACGGTG tgtgccggACCAGTCGAAGAATCCTGCGTCAGAATCGAGAGAACGAACAAGCCTTCatcgccatggcacatttatatagaggaaaagggagggagaacgttgcgggaagtcagggactttgaatgcagggactggctgaagccacggcagaaaaacataaaatgtgaagatttcatggacatttatttgtTCTCCAAAGTTAATgcctttataatttcttatgtctgtctttactttaatctcttaaattccatcatcttctttgtaaactga